One genomic window of Deinococcus peraridilitoris DSM 19664 includes the following:
- a CDS encoding UDP-glucose dehydrogenase family protein — translation MNVTIVGTGYVGLGTGVMLAYLGHQVIGLDTDPTKIESLKRGEIPIYEPGLDQLLAEAQANLHWTTDYAHAIPNADVIFICVGTPPQSDGRPNLSYLEGAARSIAQNLNGKTQVIVNKSTVPIGSGDWVSRIIEEHAVDYHANRYFVVSNPEFLREGTALGDSLYPDRIVLGGIAAGLVRMRQLYAPLIHQSFKAPDYVPRPKEYTVPAVVETTLTSAEMIKYAANAFLALKISYANEIAGLCERVGANIDEVTAGIGFDQRIGHRFLAAGAGWGGSCFGKDTSALITTGGDYGYEMPILSAAIEVNQRQRSTVIDKLQKHLRLLKGKRVAVLGMAFKPNTDDLRDAPAHDFIARLNLLGATVVAHDPVAMERARKEWAHLRYQEAATAQDAINGADAVIIATEWTEYRRLNWNSKVRSMRNALVIDARNVISEPLDVPAVIEQIGKELPERTAADAVA, via the coding sequence ATGAATGTCACCATCGTTGGCACTGGCTATGTAGGACTGGGCACCGGAGTGATGCTCGCTTACCTGGGACATCAGGTCATCGGCCTCGACACGGACCCCACGAAAATCGAGTCGCTCAAACGCGGGGAGATCCCCATTTACGAACCCGGACTCGACCAGCTGCTCGCGGAGGCTCAGGCCAATCTGCATTGGACCACCGACTACGCTCACGCCATCCCTAATGCCGACGTCATCTTCATCTGCGTCGGAACCCCACCACAAAGCGACGGTCGGCCCAACCTCAGCTACTTGGAAGGAGCGGCGCGCAGCATTGCCCAGAACCTCAACGGGAAAACCCAGGTGATCGTCAACAAAAGCACCGTTCCCATCGGCAGCGGTGACTGGGTGTCGCGTATCATCGAGGAGCACGCGGTGGACTACCACGCCAACCGTTACTTCGTCGTGTCCAACCCTGAGTTTCTGCGTGAAGGCACCGCGCTCGGCGACAGCCTTTACCCGGACCGCATCGTGCTGGGTGGCATTGCCGCTGGCCTCGTGCGCATGCGTCAGCTCTACGCGCCCCTGATTCACCAGTCCTTCAAGGCGCCCGACTACGTGCCGCGTCCCAAGGAATACACCGTCCCCGCCGTCGTGGAAACCACCCTCACCAGTGCTGAGATGATCAAGTACGCCGCCAACGCTTTTCTGGCGCTCAAGATCAGTTACGCCAACGAAATCGCCGGCCTGTGCGAGCGAGTGGGGGCCAACATCGACGAGGTAACTGCGGGCATCGGGTTCGACCAGCGCATCGGTCACCGCTTCCTGGCGGCCGGCGCGGGCTGGGGTGGCAGCTGCTTCGGCAAGGACACCAGCGCCCTGATCACTACGGGCGGGGACTACGGATACGAAATGCCGATCCTGAGTGCCGCCATCGAGGTCAACCAGCGTCAGCGCTCGACTGTCATCGACAAGCTGCAAAAGCACCTGCGCCTGCTGAAAGGCAAACGCGTCGCGGTCCTCGGCATGGCCTTCAAGCCCAACACGGATGATCTGCGTGACGCACCCGCGCACGACTTTATCGCCCGCCTCAATCTGCTCGGCGCGACCGTCGTCGCGCACGATCCGGTCGCCATGGAGCGCGCCCGCAAGGAATGGGCTCACCTGCGCTATCAGGAAGCGGCCACCGCGCAGGACGCCATCAACGGTGCCGACGCTGTGATCATCGCCACCGAGTGGACCGAGTACCGCCGCCTCAACTGGAACAGCAAGGTGCGCTCCATGCGCAATGCACTGGTCATCGACGCCCGCAACGTCATCAGCGAACCCCTGGACGTCCCGGCCGTCATCGAGCAGATCGGTAAAGAACTCCCCGAGCGGACTGCTGCGGACGCCGTCGCTTAA
- a CDS encoding UDP-glucuronic acid decarboxylase family protein, with the protein MTLPLHILITGSAGFIGSHLVERFLGEGHFVTGVDNYISGQKRNTELFLSHPNFRFIEADVSYGIPFEGENLDWVMHFASPASPPHYQQFPIETLMVGAQGTQNALELAHGHGAKFMLASTSEVYGDPLMHPQPETYWGNVNPNGVRSCYDEAKRYAEAITMAYHRTKGIDTRIIRIFNTFGPRMRADDGRVVTNFINQALSGQPLTVYGDGSQTRSFQYVDDLVEGIARLMGVTYHEPINLGNPDEYSILHFAQIIRDRVNPALNIVFGPMPQDDPKQRKPDNTRALQLLGWAPKVTLREGLERSLGCVQTTSLPS; encoded by the coding sequence GTGACCCTACCCCTACACATCTTGATCACTGGAAGCGCCGGATTCATCGGAAGCCACCTCGTCGAGCGTTTTCTCGGCGAGGGGCATTTCGTGACCGGCGTCGACAACTACATCAGTGGACAGAAGCGCAACACCGAACTGTTCCTGAGCCACCCCAACTTCCGCTTTATCGAGGCGGACGTGAGCTACGGCATTCCATTCGAGGGCGAGAACCTCGACTGGGTGATGCATTTCGCCTCCCCCGCCAGTCCGCCTCACTACCAGCAATTCCCTATCGAAACGCTGATGGTCGGCGCACAAGGTACGCAGAATGCCTTGGAGCTGGCGCACGGGCACGGCGCGAAGTTTATGCTGGCCAGCACTAGCGAAGTATATGGCGACCCGCTGATGCACCCCCAACCCGAAACGTACTGGGGTAACGTGAACCCGAATGGGGTGCGGAGTTGTTATGACGAGGCTAAGCGGTATGCAGAAGCCATCACGATGGCGTACCACCGCACGAAGGGGATTGACACGCGAATCATCCGTATCTTCAACACCTTTGGGCCTAGGATGCGAGCCGATGATGGACGCGTAGTGACCAACTTCATCAATCAAGCATTATCGGGTCAGCCTCTAACTGTTTACGGCGACGGCAGCCAAACTCGTAGCTTTCAATACGTCGATGATTTGGTAGAGGGAATTGCTCGCCTGATGGGAGTGACATACCACGAGCCAATCAACCTCGGCAATCCAGACGAGTACAGCATTCTGCACTTCGCACAAATCATCCGTGATCGTGTTAACCCCGCCCTCAACATTGTGTTCGGCCCTATGCCGCAAGATGACCCAAAGCAGAGGAAACCAGATAATACTCGAGCTTTGCAACTCTTGGGATGGGCACCTAAAGTGACGCTTAGAGAAGGCCTGGAGCGCAGCCTGGGATGTGTGCAAACAACTTCACTTCCATCGTGA
- a CDS encoding lipopolysaccharide biosynthesis protein: MKQPTLPSSASDAGRAFLWNMAGFATRSGSGFAINIMLARLLGPASYGVIAIASLVISLGLLIADSGLSASLVQRKEIHDNDVRTAFTAQTLIGIGLALSIALSAPLLAHAYSQPILAPVLQVLAFTLVLQSASQTSAALLRRRMDFRRIQKTQVGSYLLSYLGFGIPAAYLGLGVWSLTGAQVLQTTLNLALLYHATRHPIAPLLQRDTHMLHFGGRILATNIVNWVSTYLDSFLLGRAFGTATLGLYNRAFFLLNTPVTVVVSASQGVLFAATSRTQNQTDTARQTYLATFGGLATVIVPAFMTAAAAAASLVEATYGQQWVNAIPFVLPLAIAMPLFALMAIAGPILAGLNRPQEELRAQSLAALVAIPALLLAASWSLAALVWVGVFVHALRFTLMTAAACNVLRVSAGTISRILLRAVLLAGLCAFLPALIEQFWTAPALLKFLLEILVSGTTWLLLLLMLPNVFTEPETKRYLHRLTRKLPQRFARRFA, encoded by the coding sequence GTGAAGCAACCTACTCTACCCAGCTCAGCAAGTGACGCCGGAAGAGCGTTTCTTTGGAACATGGCGGGATTTGCTACAAGGTCAGGTTCTGGCTTCGCTATCAACATTATGTTAGCCCGCTTGCTAGGACCAGCATCCTACGGTGTTATCGCCATCGCCAGCTTGGTTATCAGTCTCGGCTTGCTGATCGCCGACTCTGGCTTGAGCGCCAGCCTCGTGCAGAGGAAAGAAATCCATGACAACGACGTTCGCACCGCCTTTACCGCGCAAACGCTCATTGGCATAGGGCTCGCCCTCAGTATCGCACTCTCCGCTCCACTTCTCGCGCACGCCTACAGCCAGCCAATCCTCGCCCCCGTCCTACAAGTTCTCGCATTTACGCTGGTACTTCAAAGCGCCAGTCAAACCTCTGCCGCCCTACTGCGCCGACGCATGGACTTCCGCCGCATTCAAAAAACACAGGTAGGGAGCTACCTGCTGAGCTATCTTGGCTTCGGAATTCCTGCAGCGTACCTCGGCCTCGGTGTGTGGAGCCTCACTGGTGCGCAAGTGCTTCAAACTACCCTCAACCTCGCGCTGCTATACCACGCGACCCGCCATCCCATCGCCCCCCTGTTGCAACGCGACACTCACATGTTGCACTTTGGTGGCCGCATCCTTGCCACCAATATCGTAAATTGGGTCAGCACATACCTTGACAGCTTTCTGCTTGGACGCGCCTTCGGCACTGCGACGCTCGGTCTCTATAATCGTGCTTTCTTTCTCCTGAATACTCCCGTTACCGTGGTCGTGTCTGCTTCGCAAGGGGTGCTGTTCGCAGCAACGTCAAGAACGCAAAATCAAACCGACACCGCGCGACAGACCTACCTCGCCACCTTCGGCGGCCTTGCCACTGTCATAGTTCCTGCGTTTATGACCGCGGCGGCGGCGGCAGCCTCATTAGTGGAGGCCACATACGGGCAGCAATGGGTGAACGCCATCCCATTTGTTCTCCCCCTCGCTATCGCAATGCCACTGTTTGCTCTGATGGCAATCGCCGGTCCTATTCTTGCAGGCCTTAACCGACCTCAAGAAGAACTCCGCGCGCAATCGCTTGCAGCGTTGGTCGCCATTCCTGCGCTCCTACTTGCTGCAAGCTGGTCTCTCGCCGCTCTCGTCTGGGTGGGCGTGTTCGTTCATGCCCTTCGCTTCACTCTCATGACTGCCGCCGCATGTAATGTGCTTCGCGTCAGCGCTGGCACAATTTCGAGGATCCTCCTACGTGCCGTACTCCTTGCCGGTCTTTGCGCTTTCTTACCTGCCCTAATTGAGCAGTTCTGGACGGCCCCTGCCCTCCTGAAGTTCCTTCTCGAGATCCTGGTTAGCGGAACGACTTGGCTTCTCCTTCTCCTAATGCTGCCCAACGTCTTCACCGAACCCGAAACAAAGCGCTACCTCCACCGACTTACACGAAAACTTCCCCAACGCTTCGCCCGGCGGTTCGCATGA
- a CDS encoding DapH/DapD/GlmU-related protein has translation MTLIQKVCRKLRRTIIAVRTKQHLRHIGVRLGVNITYYGTPIISCAPKSVISIGDNVVLCSESEATALGVNHPVVLRTLLPGAEIIIGSDVGISGGSICAAARVEIGAGSMLGANVTISDTDFHPVQHPARRYAPLSQAQHTPVTIGRNVFLGTGTIVLKGVSIGDNAVIGAGSVVTKDIPANSIAAGNPCRVLGVEQQ, from the coding sequence ATGACACTTATCCAAAAAGTTTGTCGAAAACTTCGTAGAACCATAATTGCGGTCCGAACCAAACAACACTTGCGCCATATCGGCGTGCGCCTCGGCGTGAACATCACCTACTACGGTACTCCGATAATATCCTGCGCACCAAAGTCTGTTATCTCCATTGGAGACAACGTTGTCTTATGCTCCGAGAGCGAAGCTACCGCTCTGGGTGTCAATCACCCTGTTGTTCTCCGAACCCTGTTGCCCGGTGCCGAGATCATTATTGGTAGTGACGTGGGCATTAGCGGCGGCAGCATCTGTGCAGCTGCGCGAGTCGAAATCGGTGCGGGCTCAATGCTGGGCGCAAATGTAACCATCAGCGACACCGACTTTCATCCTGTTCAACATCCAGCAAGACGCTATGCGCCGCTAAGTCAAGCTCAACATACGCCCGTGACTATCGGTCGCAATGTCTTTCTGGGCACAGGAACTATAGTTCTCAAAGGGGTGAGCATCGGTGATAACGCAGTAATCGGTGCAGGAAGCGTGGTCACAAAAGACATTCCAGCCAATAGCATCGCAGCCGGGAATCCTTGCCGGGTTCTAGGCGTGGAGCAGCAATGA
- a CDS encoding glycosyltransferase family 4 protein, protein MRIGVAGPVTLSLLTPYLEGAEALSDGYAFAPMARWVLGLRERGHQVAVFTLSPDVTKPRSYYGDGLSLHVAPYRLKGRARDFFAVERKELTLLMRSHPQDVLHAHWTYEFALAALASSRRVLVTAHDAPLQVLQHHPDLYRLARAAMSAVVAQKAPLMTAVSPYIAKHFARTTGRYDLHVVPNGIPTEAFTHTASIDWVRTDLTFASSMMGWGKRKNGANLLHAFSELHSQLPHTRLIMFGEGYGPGQEAYQYARAKDLVGGVEFAGKTPYDQMLARLSAEADIFVHPSLEESFGMALAEAMALGLPVIAGERSGAVPWVTDQGRAALLIDVSNVASLRNAMLNLAHHPAVRQQLSTYGREWARSRFTIEAQLTGYEQLYAEVLRRVL, encoded by the coding sequence ATGAGAATCGGGGTCGCCGGACCAGTCACCCTTTCGCTCCTAACACCTTACCTGGAGGGAGCGGAAGCGCTGAGTGACGGATATGCCTTCGCACCGATGGCGCGATGGGTGCTTGGCTTGCGCGAGCGGGGGCACCAAGTTGCGGTATTTACCCTTTCACCTGATGTCACCAAGCCCCGCAGTTACTATGGGGATGGCCTGAGCTTACACGTTGCTCCATACCGACTGAAAGGTCGCGCACGTGATTTCTTCGCCGTCGAGCGTAAGGAATTAACTCTGTTAATGCGTTCACATCCGCAAGATGTGCTGCATGCCCACTGGACATATGAGTTTGCCCTAGCGGCGCTTGCCAGTTCGCGCCGGGTACTTGTTACGGCCCATGACGCGCCGCTTCAAGTGTTACAGCATCACCCTGACCTCTATCGCCTCGCACGTGCCGCCATGTCGGCCGTGGTGGCTCAGAAGGCGCCATTGATGACTGCAGTTTCGCCCTATATTGCAAAACATTTCGCTCGAACAACAGGCAGATATGATTTGCATGTAGTACCCAACGGGATTCCAACGGAAGCATTCACACACACTGCATCAATCGATTGGGTCCGCACAGATCTTACCTTCGCCTCTTCTATGATGGGATGGGGAAAGCGAAAAAACGGGGCCAATTTATTACACGCTTTTAGCGAACTACATTCACAGTTACCGCACACGAGACTGATAATGTTTGGCGAGGGCTACGGTCCTGGCCAGGAAGCCTACCAGTACGCTCGGGCGAAGGATCTGGTAGGTGGGGTAGAATTTGCTGGTAAAACGCCATATGACCAAATGCTTGCACGACTTTCTGCTGAGGCTGATATATTCGTTCACCCTTCCTTAGAGGAATCATTCGGTATGGCCCTTGCTGAAGCGATGGCATTAGGCTTACCCGTAATCGCTGGCGAGCGTAGTGGAGCAGTACCCTGGGTTACAGACCAAGGCCGTGCCGCCTTGCTAATCGATGTGTCCAACGTTGCATCGCTGCGCAACGCAATGTTGAACTTGGCTCATCATCCGGCTGTACGTCAGCAACTTTCAACTTATGGACGCGAGTGGGCACGCTCCCGTTTCACAATAGAAGCGCAGCTGACAGGCTATGAGCAACTTTACGCAGAAGTATTACGGCGAGTACTATGA
- a CDS encoding O-antigen ligase family protein yields MDFLVSLHAMYMQLAPLVLAAMLGLLLWRYPKIAISSIFIVFLLDAAFQGQPPAVAVATANIYPADAVSGLLLLIGTVRALRRRINFSTLLALGLVALFLVAVLRGLTDFDFQKVVNSGRPYITLLGMLLYSITLRWDDSMLQWFLRTWVRFALATLAVGLVWFVLNLAGVATYSEYQGTFRFLGAGQAFFLASAGLVTLYLLRTSPWLRFSPWVPYILLTAVVILQHRTVWFATVAALLVWLLIERQGRGRLVTGLSIAGLIVVGLLTFAFPGQLGESLENSATNTNTFQWRFDGWVQLLSPTRYTDIANYAVGQPMGAGYERMLSNGAVVLDNPHNMYVQLLVDLGGLGLAVYLALLIVAFRQMARLAGKNLLFRPLQFVLFALFVYGGAYSAPYFFGLFFGLTSYVQFTQRTSHSIQPQHTKVGGMS; encoded by the coding sequence ATGGATTTTTTGGTTTCACTGCATGCGATGTACATGCAACTTGCGCCCCTCGTCTTAGCTGCCATGCTGGGTTTGCTGTTGTGGCGCTACCCCAAAATTGCTATCTCGAGTATTTTCATTGTGTTTCTGCTCGATGCAGCCTTCCAAGGTCAACCTCCTGCAGTAGCAGTGGCAACTGCGAATATATATCCCGCTGATGCCGTCTCAGGTTTACTCCTGCTTATCGGAACAGTTCGGGCGCTACGACGAAGAATAAACTTTTCGACCTTGCTCGCATTAGGTCTTGTTGCGCTGTTTCTCGTCGCAGTCCTGCGTGGGCTGACGGACTTTGATTTTCAGAAAGTGGTGAACTCCGGGCGCCCTTACATCACGCTGCTTGGCATGCTGCTGTACTCGATCACGCTTCGCTGGGACGACTCAATGCTGCAGTGGTTTCTCCGCACTTGGGTACGCTTTGCCTTGGCCACGCTGGCCGTTGGCTTGGTGTGGTTTGTGCTGAACCTAGCAGGTGTAGCAACGTATTCTGAGTATCAGGGGACGTTTCGTTTCTTGGGGGCGGGGCAAGCGTTCTTTCTCGCGTCAGCTGGTTTGGTCACTCTGTACTTGCTGCGCACTAGCCCATGGTTGCGTTTTTCTCCATGGGTTCCTTACATCCTCCTTACTGCTGTAGTGATTTTGCAACATCGAACGGTATGGTTTGCAACTGTGGCAGCACTTCTTGTGTGGCTCCTAATCGAAAGACAAGGACGTGGGCGGCTCGTTACAGGTCTGAGCATTGCCGGCTTAATTGTCGTCGGGTTGCTCACATTCGCTTTTCCCGGACAATTGGGCGAGTCGTTGGAGAACTCGGCCACAAATACCAACACATTCCAATGGCGTTTTGATGGCTGGGTGCAATTGCTGAGTCCCACACGCTACACCGACATCGCGAATTACGCTGTAGGTCAACCAATGGGGGCAGGGTACGAACGGATGCTTTCAAACGGGGCGGTCGTTTTGGATAACCCGCACAATATGTACGTGCAACTCCTTGTAGATCTTGGCGGACTTGGCTTAGCAGTGTATCTCGCCCTGTTAATTGTCGCATTCCGCCAGATGGCCCGCTTGGCAGGTAAGAACTTGCTCTTCCGCCCACTACAATTTGTCCTTTTCGCACTGTTCGTCTATGGCGGAGCGTACTCCGCACCTTACTTTTTTGGGCTGTTTTTCGGATTGACAAGTTACGTACAGTTTACACAAAGAACTTCTCACTCCATACAACCCCAACATACCAAAGTAGGAGGTATGTCATGA
- a CDS encoding glycosyltransferase family 2 protein, whose product MIHVAVLLTVFNRREKTLSCLERLFSQDRPSVRLTVHLLDDGSTDETSSAVHERFPEVVVLQGDGGCYWNGGMRRAWEDAVELQPDFFLWLNDDTELDADALTKLLRTSAFFADQAIVVGSTRDAQTGGLTYGGVVRPYPLKPLYFERVTPSDRPGSAETMNGNCVLIPGAVAKAVGNLSHEFSHGMGDFDYGLRARQEGFEIWVAPGFVGTCSRNQEAGTWQDRTLPRRVRWQKIRSIKGLPPREWIQFARRHAGLFWPLHWVAPYARVLVSPQRRTK is encoded by the coding sequence ATGATACACGTAGCCGTCCTTCTCACCGTATTTAATCGCCGCGAAAAAACACTTTCGTGTCTCGAACGTCTATTTTCGCAAGACAGACCAAGCGTGCGCTTGACTGTCCATTTACTTGACGATGGTAGTACGGATGAAACTTCATCGGCCGTTCATGAACGCTTCCCAGAAGTTGTCGTGTTGCAAGGAGACGGCGGATGCTACTGGAATGGTGGAATGCGCCGTGCCTGGGAAGACGCAGTCGAACTTCAACCAGATTTCTTTTTGTGGCTTAACGACGACACAGAGCTAGACGCGGATGCACTCACAAAGCTGCTTCGCACCTCTGCCTTTTTTGCTGACCAAGCAATAGTAGTAGGGTCAACCCGCGATGCCCAGACCGGTGGCTTGACATACGGTGGCGTTGTCCGCCCTTATCCTTTGAAACCTTTGTACTTCGAACGCGTGACACCAAGCGACCGCCCTGGCTCAGCTGAAACGATGAATGGCAATTGCGTCTTAATTCCAGGGGCGGTAGCGAAAGCAGTGGGAAATTTGAGCCATGAGTTCTCTCACGGAATGGGAGATTTTGATTATGGCTTACGTGCGCGGCAGGAAGGTTTCGAGATTTGGGTTGCTCCAGGGTTTGTTGGCACCTGCAGCCGCAATCAAGAAGCTGGAACCTGGCAAGATCGGACTTTGCCACGTCGTGTTCGTTGGCAAAAGATCCGGAGTATTAAAGGCCTGCCGCCTCGGGAATGGATTCAATTTGCGCGACGCCACGCGGGCTTATTCTGGCCTCTTCACTGGGTTGCGCCATATGCACGTGTTTTGGTGTCTCCTCAACGGAGGACAAAGTGA
- a CDS encoding glycosyltransferase family 4 protein, whose amino-acid sequence MTRTPRLALMVNIIAPYRLPIYKALGQAFDLTVYISGSEGNRSKWAGTITELEQAGVRIVRPWGVTFQRSVRQGGRVQDLRYLHITPGYLSALFRDRPDAVITNELGTRTIFALLYGLLTHRPVWVWWGGTLHTERGRGRLKRILRDILVHWVQRWISYGESSTTYLSKLGVPREHILQIQNAVNEATYSKPVPALMTIQPRPVLLYVGQMIGRKGVSALMESAARIQHEGYVFTLLLVGGGPEQKELEQLAAVLNLRNVHFLPPQAPEGMPAVYRSADCLVFPTLEDVWGLVVNEALWSGLTVLSSVYAGCTEEIVPEQNRFDPLNADDFDRALRLAVTGGLAKADTSPLLPTSEVSERIASDIRRRLGV is encoded by the coding sequence GTGACACGTACTCCACGTCTGGCTCTCATGGTTAATATCATCGCTCCATACCGCCTGCCGATCTACAAAGCTTTGGGGCAAGCATTCGATTTAACGGTGTATATCTCTGGCAGTGAAGGTAATCGTTCAAAATGGGCAGGCACTATCACCGAGCTTGAACAGGCTGGCGTTCGCATAGTACGCCCTTGGGGGGTTACGTTTCAGCGCAGCGTGCGTCAGGGAGGCCGCGTGCAGGATTTGCGTTATCTACACATCACGCCTGGCTACCTTTCGGCCTTGTTTCGCGACCGTCCCGACGCTGTGATCACAAACGAACTCGGGACGCGTACAATTTTCGCCTTACTTTATGGTTTGCTCACACATCGACCGGTATGGGTTTGGTGGGGCGGTACACTTCACACAGAACGGGGACGCGGGCGGTTGAAGCGTATTTTGAGAGACATTCTCGTGCATTGGGTTCAGCGCTGGATCAGTTACGGGGAATCGTCCACGACATATCTGAGCAAATTAGGTGTACCGCGCGAGCATATCTTACAAATACAGAACGCGGTGAACGAGGCGACGTATTCAAAACCTGTGCCAGCCCTTATGACCATCCAACCAAGGCCCGTGCTGCTATACGTAGGACAGATGATTGGACGTAAAGGTGTGAGCGCCCTGATGGAATCCGCAGCGCGCATACAGCATGAAGGATATGTGTTTACCCTGCTGCTTGTTGGGGGTGGACCGGAACAGAAGGAACTAGAGCAGCTAGCAGCCGTCCTGAACTTACGGAACGTGCACTTTCTACCGCCGCAGGCGCCGGAAGGAATGCCTGCCGTCTATCGCTCCGCAGACTGTTTAGTATTCCCGACTCTCGAGGACGTGTGGGGCCTGGTAGTAAATGAGGCGCTTTGGTCGGGATTGACAGTACTCTCGTCCGTTTATGCGGGGTGCACCGAAGAGATCGTTCCAGAGCAAAACCGTTTTGATCCTCTTAATGCGGACGATTTTGATCGGGCATTGCGTCTAGCAGTGACCGGTGGTCTTGCGAAAGCAGACACAAGTCCTCTGCTTCCAACATCGGAAGTATCAGAGCGTATCGCGTCAGATATTCGTCGCAGATTGGGCGTATGA
- a CDS encoding glycosyltransferase family 4 protein → MKVTLVHNYYKQPGGEDRVVEAEADLLRAAGCEVEFYVVRSQDVGEGGLEVARRVLWSRQDYKGVQAAIDRFSPDIVHVHNIFPLISVAAVKAAKARAMPLVQTLHNYRPFCLNGVLYRDGRVCTDCLQGPPLSGIVHSCYRGSRVQSVAAALAGRSQVASGWLDDVDVFITSSEFARQINIRSGVPAEKIVVKPNPSFVEVAASIQNSIPSPPTFLFVGRLDERKGVRTIVEAAKAMPYTVRLVGDGDLRAALEQTVKEHGLSNVTFLGWRSKQQVAYEMASATALIVASEFYESFGNVIVEAYAQSLPVLSSDIGAQATLVRHGMTGLHFKTGNAEDLASKMRLIASNDDLLRTLRRQAAEEYQTLYTQQRNVEQLLGIYRRAIKHNEERQGKR, encoded by the coding sequence ATGAAAGTCACGCTAGTACACAACTACTACAAACAACCAGGAGGTGAAGACCGAGTCGTTGAGGCGGAAGCCGACTTACTGCGAGCTGCTGGTTGCGAAGTCGAATTTTACGTAGTGCGAAGTCAAGACGTAGGTGAAGGAGGGCTGGAGGTGGCCCGTAGAGTTCTCTGGAGCCGCCAAGATTATAAAGGCGTTCAAGCCGCGATTGACAGGTTCTCGCCAGACATCGTTCACGTTCACAACATTTTCCCCTTAATTTCCGTTGCTGCAGTGAAGGCGGCTAAAGCACGCGCCATGCCGCTCGTGCAAACGCTACACAACTACCGTCCTTTCTGCTTAAACGGAGTGTTGTACCGTGACGGTAGGGTTTGTACGGATTGCTTGCAAGGTCCGCCGCTTTCTGGGATCGTTCACTCTTGCTACCGAGGTTCACGCGTTCAATCGGTCGCTGCCGCTTTAGCAGGACGTTCTCAGGTTGCCTCCGGTTGGTTGGATGATGTCGACGTTTTTATCACATCATCAGAGTTCGCCCGGCAAATAAACATACGTTCGGGAGTTCCTGCCGAGAAGATTGTCGTCAAACCCAATCCGTCATTCGTGGAAGTAGCGGCGTCCATTCAGAACTCCATTCCTTCGCCTCCGACCTTTTTGTTCGTCGGACGTTTGGATGAGCGGAAGGGGGTTCGAACGATTGTTGAAGCGGCTAAAGCCATGCCGTATACCGTGAGGCTTGTCGGTGACGGCGACTTGCGTGCGGCGTTGGAGCAGACCGTCAAAGAGCATGGACTATCAAACGTAACTTTTCTTGGTTGGCGATCAAAGCAGCAAGTCGCATACGAAATGGCTTCCGCCACGGCCTTGATCGTAGCTTCGGAATTTTATGAAAGTTTCGGTAACGTTATCGTCGAGGCCTACGCACAGAGTCTGCCTGTTCTGAGTTCCGATATCGGAGCCCAAGCGACATTGGTCCGTCACGGGATGACAGGTCTACACTTTAAAACCGGTAATGCTGAAGATCTTGCCTCGAAGATGCGATTGATTGCATCGAATGATGATCTTTTGCGAACGCTGCGACGTCAGGCTGCTGAGGAATACCAAACGTTGTATACCCAACAGCGGAACGTGGAGCAGTTGCTCGGCATTTACCGGAGAGCTATCAAGCATAACGAGGAGCGTCAGGGCAAGAGATGA